The window CAGCTGCCCGTTATGTGATAATTTATCATATTTTTAGCGTCAGCCTCTAACAAATTATACGAGGGAGCTCGGAGTTTGGGAGGGCCAAGGAGAGCGAGATTTGTCGCTTGGGTAAACTTTGGAACAGAGCAATTTAATTACGCCGAGAGGCTACATCCGAGAAGCACCTGGGTGGAGTGAAGTCCCATCAGAGCTTGACGCAGATTGGAGTTTGAAGTTGCAATAATAGAGGCACTGATTCCTTGCTACTGATATTGACGAATTTAGTGCAAATGGGAAATTGATGGTGTTATAATGAATGAGACTGCTTTACCCGGATGGGGGAACGCACCCAATACCATACAACTAGTCGAGTAAACGGGGCTGACGCTATGCAGATCCGTAGAGCTATCCTCTTCGGGTTCATCATTTTTTCGACATGGCCACGTCATGAGGGTCACAAGGTATGTATAAGTGGTATTCGGACGAGATGTAATCTGAACTTCTTTACCTACAGTCGCTAAATTCATTGCTATTTCGAAAAATTGTCACCGGGTTTAACACAAAGTATATCTCCCTGTATGAATCGGAAATCAGCCAGGACCACTCCATGGTAAACTTCACTTTGAACTTTTCGCGGAATATTACTGTGGACCTGTGGCTAAGGGCAGCGATTGGACAGCAGGTGTCTAAAAGGGAGGACACCTACCGAGATGTTTTTTCGTACAACGTCAACCTCTGCCAGGTGATGGGAAGAGGCAAGGGCAACAGCCTCATCAACTACTGGATGAACAATGTTCTCCGGCAGTCCAATATGCCACGGAGCTGTCCCATTCCGGAGGTACTGTCACCCCCATTCAAAATCTATTCAAAATCTATAGCCTCATGTTTTAATTATACATATTTTGTAGGGAAATTACTACATGCGCAACATTCGATCAGAAAAAGAAACTATTCCCCGATTCATCCGTTCGGGTAGCTTCCGGATAGACTCGAATCTTTACCTCAGACAATGGAACAACGACAACCTGACGAACACGGTCTTCTACATCGACATAAAAATGAAGTGAATGGGAAACAGTTTCCGGAAAAAGGGTTCACCTCAAATTCACACCAAATGTCACTTTAAAAATCAATGAATTATTGAAGGGATCAAATCTCCCCTGACTAACACAACTTCTCACTTCCCATTCGCGCAAATCGTTGCACGTGCAATtcgcataaataaattaatggcCCCACTGAGAAGGACGAGGACCAGGGTGCGGATGCGTCCTGCGACACGGACACCGGCGGCGTTTGAAGTCCGGAACCTGATTGGGGCGAGCTGCAAGCTGCGATTTATGCGAGAGCGCAAACTATTGCGAAATAATTTAAACACTGTCAATAATTGTTTGTGGACAAAGTATTTCTCCATCGAAAAGTTTTCGTCCTTGGGTCCTGGAGCTTGGCGCCTTCGTCCGGCTTCTCTCGACACGTTTGCACGCGCTCCCAAGGATGCCACgaatttcttttctttgcattGCCATCAATTGCACTTCCGATGGCGGAGTGATGGAGCAGATAGCAATTTCTTGTACTTTGTTGGCGCCTTGGAGGAGGCTGGAGCTGCCCCCAGCTGCTGTAGTTACGACCTAACCATTTTGAGCATCTTTCAAATAAATGCGCTGGGAAGCCGGAGAGCCGAAGGACTTGGGGCAGGATGTAGGAGTGGCGTCGTGTACTCAAGGAAATTGCCATCATTATGCTTGTCGCAGTTGCTGTGCTTTGTGTTCAATAAAGTTTAATGTTTGTTTGGCGTGAAATTGATTTACAAACGTATTCTCTAGACTGCCCGATCGGACAAAGTCTACGCTCCCATCTCCCCCTATACGTAGACGGTTTTCAATAGAGTAGTTAGTACAAAACCGTATTTGGAATTATTTCAAAGTCCTCCAATTACATGGCTGGGTGGGCATTTGAACCAATTAAGCGGAGCTTACCTGATTAACCCTCATTCTCTGACCGACTCTCATTAGCAGTGGCACATGTCCGACGGCCTTGCCGGAGCCAAATGTCGAATGTGGGTGAATTTCTTTTGATTCTCGTTGGAGGTCTTTAGTCACACAATCTATAATTATAACATCAGGAATCAAATGAAACAGTCAAGCCAAAAGGCCTACTGCGAATTGTTGGAAATTAAACTTGAATGTGCCATTTGGCAAGAACGCTGAGTGTGCAAACGCAGATTTCCTGATGGCAACACTCGACAATTAGGAAGCGATAATGTTAACAGCATCCTCGAGCCCGCATTTGAAATGAAAGTCTGCaagttttcattttctttacTGGCTGCGACAGCTGCGAATCCTGGCAGACAcctaaaacaagaaaaaatacaTTGGCGCGAAATTGAATGTTTCATTCCTCTTTCCCTCTGCATTCATAAGGAGTGCCGATGTCGTGCAACATGTAGCAGCTTTGAATaggatattattattttatgctTTCAAATTGCTAATGTCATGCGATGCAGACGATTTTAATGCATTTGAGGAAACGGAAGCAATGAATTCATTCTCACTGCTTTATTGCGGATACCGCACCACTATTATATGTTGATTTGATTTTAGCTGCTGGTTACacttttcttttgtttattagCCAATTTAAACACCTTCTGTGGGTTTAGTTGGAGAGAAGAGCATCAATAGTGACAGATAAAGTTTCTTCATGGGACTTAGTCCCATATTTTCCATAAAAGAAGTGGAGGTCTCCGCGGTATGATCCTGGTATGAGGAACTTGTGTATCAACGAGTTTCCCATTTTCCAGTTGTGCAAGTAATAGTGCCCAACTTCCACCGGACAATTGTACATAAAGTTGCTGTTCTTGGTCATATCTTTGAACCAAGACTTGAGCATACTGTTCTTCACACTGGACGTCAAAGCACACACGTCACTTTTCTGACTAAACACTGATTGGAAGTGCTTGGCGTTCGCCAGACGCAGCTGAATGTCTATCTTGCATTTGAATCCCCGCTGGATGGGACGGTTGAGGTACATATCCATGTTCATTAGGTTTTCGACTATTGTAATTGAATAATTCTTAAAATGTTTATCATTAAAGGTGTAGTTGCTGGAGAGAAACTTTACAACGCGTTCCTGAAAAAGTGTTAGATGTAGGCGTTTCTAATGGTTTTCTGATATTATCTCACCCCTTCCACACAATATATCTGAAAAGGAAGTAGAATGATCGCGGAGAAAAGTAAATATTTCCacattttaatttcctctaactacaaaacaaaaatgagtTCGAAGGGGCGCAAAACTAAATCATTGGTAAGGTGGACCCGGGCtcgaattatttatttgctatCATTAGTACTGGGTATCGGTAATTAGATATTAATGACTGCATCGGCCGTACAGCTCATAATGAAGTCCTCGTTTTTCCCCTTGTATTTGCCGTAAAAATTGTAGGTCTCTAGTCGGTAAGACCCACTGGTGATAAACGGCGGCACCAACCCCTCTCCAAACTGCCACCCTCTTAGGTAGTAGTGGCTCGCATTCAGTGGACACTGGCGGAGAAAGTTTCCGTACTTGAGCAGGTTTCGGTACCACTTCTTGAACAGAGTGATCTTGCCCGCATTCACAATGCTGCACACATCAACGTTGGTGGAAAAAAGGCTCTGAAAGCTCTTTGAGTTTCCTACGCGCAACTGAAAGTCCAGCCTGGACCGCCAGCCCCGTGTAAGCGGCTTTCGTAGATACATGTCTAGGAAAACCTGACCGTTTCGAATGGTAAACGTAAAGTTTTCAAAGTAATCGCGGTTGAACCTGCTTTCACCAGCGAGGAACTTTATATTGCGGTCCTAGGAGGAGTAATCAAAGTTGAAACCGAAGATCACATCCCACATGGCTTACTCACCGCACCGATGGAGAGTAGAAAGGCGACCACGCCCAGCTGTATCTCCGGTCTCATAAGCTGCGGAATCCACATCACCCGACTCATAGCTATTCAGAAACACAAAGAGTAAACTGTAAATATTCGAGGctttgcgaacaaaatatattaattattttatgcaCTAGACCATGAAGACCCTGCCGACAATGATAGGCATCCGTTTGCCTCAGTTTAGCACAGCTTCGACAGAGCACTCCAGCATTGGATTTATCACATTCTTCTTAAACCTGCCGTAAAAGAAGCTTCCGCAAATTCGGTAGTCGCCTACATAGAAAAACGAGGGAACATAGTTGGCGTCCAGTGTCCACCCGTGCATGTAGTAGTACCCCTGTTTGATGGGACAACTCGTTGCGAAGTTTCCCACCTTCAGCATCGATGTGAACCAACGCCGATAGATCGACTGCTGGGCTCCTTTAATGAGGGCACAGTAGTTCATGTCGTGCTGGTAGACACTTTGGTAGGGCTTGCTCTTGGAAAGGCGAAACTCAAAGCTCAAATGTGCCTTCAAGCCTGGCGGGAGGGTCGATACCAGAATCATGTCCATCATTAGTTTGGTGTTGATGATTTGAATGGAGAAGTTAGAAAAAACCGTCTTGTCATATTTACAATCTCCGGTTCTGAACGTCATTTTGGGAGCCTGTGCAACAGGGGATTtctcaaaaaattaattcagGGAAGTATAGCGACTTACCACACAACTTTCAATGAGAATAGCTACAACAAGGGAATCCCGAGCCATCATTACCGTTTTTGGGACAAACATCACGAGTCAGTGTCAACGAGCTTTTCACCAGGTACACCGAttagtaaacaaaaacattaaagcCGTATAATGGGTTTATTATGCGGTTCAAGTTGCGTGGTGGATTGATTGATTGCCGGGTCAGATACCGTTTAATTTTCCATGTACTCCCGTCCGCATCAAGATGAACCCGacctaatttatttattgcgCATTGTGGCTTCGACGATGCAATCGACGAGGACCAATTGCTTTTTGGAGTGGTACTTTCCGTAGTAGACCTGAGCCTTCAGGCGGTAATCGCCGCTCAGGAGATACGAGGGCACCAGACCCATGTCGATGTGCCAGTTCTTGAGGACGTAGTGACTGGCAGGGACCGGGCAGTTCTCCATGAAGTTGCTATGCTTCGACACGCTCTTGATCCATCGCCGAAAGAGGGAGTCCTTCAGGGTCGAGAGCAGATCACAATAATCGGTATCGGTCTGAACTAGGCTTTGAAACTTCTTGGCATTACTCAGGCGTAGCTGCACATCTATGTGGCCCCTAAACCCCGTCTTCAAGGTCTGCAGCAAGTCCACATCCGCTGAGATGGTGTTATTGACAAGCGAGACATTAAGGACCCTGAAGTATCGAGGGTTTTTGTCGCACTTAACGCGATCCAGACTAATCGAATTAGGCTAACAGACTGATTTGTTATTACATTGAATACATACTTCCAGTTTTCATTTACCTCTGACAGCCTGATAAGTGCAAGAACTAGAATAAGACCTTTCTTTGACATCTGTACTTCCGATTTCACCACTGAATGCAATGAGGCTTTACTGCGAATAGCCGTTTTAAACGATGCACACGAGTTTCATCAGCTAATTGGTTTTAAATTGCCTTAGAATGGCGCAGTGACACAGTGGCTATTTTTAGATGtgtatttcaatttttgtttcaGTTTAGGAGAAATCGATCAATGTAGCTTTTTAAGCCTAAGCTTTCAAAGCGGCATAGACATTCAAGTCTAACACAAAGTCCTCCTGCTTCGACTTGAGCTTCCCATAGAAGAAGTGGGCTGATACGCAGTAGTTTCCTGGGAGCATGTAGTGCGGCACTTGCGTTGAATCCATCTTCCAGCCCTGTAGGAAGTAATGCCCCTTGGGCACAGGACAATTGTACATGAAGTTTCCATGTCGCAGCATGCTATCGAACCAGCTTTTAAAGATGTTGGTTCTTACAGAAGAAACTACGACACATGGGTCTAGGATGTGAGCAAAGAGGCGTTGATAGTTTGTGCCCTTTTCGAACCTCATTTGAAAGTCCAGGAGGACCTTGAAGCCACGGTGTATAGGCCTGGTTGTTACCATATCCATGTGCAATGTGTTGTTTATAATGTCCAGGGTGAAGTTGTCGAAGTGCTTCCTGCTAAATCGGGACTGACCCGTTTGAAAGGCAAAGAAGGACttcgaaaaaaaagaatatcaATTTCCAGTCTAAATGAACCTGAAACACTTACAGCATGCGTGATCGCCAAATGTTGGAAAccaaatagaaaaataataacgcgtaatttaaacattttcccACTGATGCCAGCTCAAAACTGAAAGTCGGATTACATTTTCAGCTAGTAGATGGGactaattattaaaaaagtgAAATCGGCAGAGCGAAAAGACTAAAAGACCGTGTCATACATCGTTTACTTTATTTCTACTTCGAAAGAACAGGCCAGCACGAAATCCTTAAACTGGTTCATTGTAAACTTCACTTGATATTTGCCCGCATACAGAAACTTTGGGATAAAGAGTGTGTTGTAGTTATAGTTCCTCAAATAGTAGCAGTTTGGCTCTACAGGGCACTTCTTCTTAAAATTTcccgaattgaaaaatgtaGCAAACCATCTCTTAAACATGTTGTTCCTTTTTAAAGCCAACATATTGCACATGTCAAGGGAGTACTGAAAAATCTTCTGGTACTTCATGGAATTCTGCATTCTTATGAGGAATTCCATTTCCATCATAACCCCCGGAACCAGGTCTTTTATTAGGTAAAACTCCAAGAACACTCTTCCATTTTTTACTAGCATTGTCACGTTGGATAGGTAACTTCGATTATAGTTTCCACACGCACTATCCCGCATTATTATTGTTCCCATCTGCAATTATATCGTTAGAAGAACGCAAAACATATTTCAAGTCATATTTACCAAGGGACTTGGAAAACCTGCTAAGCCtataactaaaattaaaaaccatgAAGCTTTCATTGAAATTTTGAAGCAACTGATTTTTACTAAGCTTGACACTCCATATTTCTGTGTTTAAATGTCGCCTATTTCCCAGTCGCTCCGAAATGAAAGGCTATTTGTTTTAAACGGCCATTTCAGCCCGCTTATATTTAATTGATGCattgaaaaacaatttttctgaaaaAATTGATCTTTATCTTCTCGAACAAAGTTATTCGACCGATCACAATTGAAGAGCAACCAAAAAAGCTTATTGTGGGAGTGTTAAAAGTTTGTATTTGGGAACGAAATTACAAAATACTTATAATTATTATCAATGGCATAGACCAAAAAACGAAAGACTCTTGGCGCAATTTTGGTTAATAATAACACGTTTCGAAAAAATTAAGTTGATTATGAATGGAAGTCTCCACAGACCTCTCTATGAGAGAGGATCGGACATTTATATTCCGCCTGTTGTTCTACGCAAATATGACTATCAAATTATACATTATACACGATTGATGTATTTTTTGCGAAGGAAAGACTTGTCCGCATAGAAATAGACAGACATATAGtacttatatcgactcaggaggggATCCAAATGAAGAATATTTATTGTGTATTGTTTAtggaatatttatttatggaaatacaTGCCTCCATGACTTTTTTCCAAAGTTATAATGCCCTCTGCAAGGATTTACATACATAGATCCGCAAGGAAAGAGTCGGTTGGTATCAGTATTTCTTTCTTTAGAATGTCCAGCTTATGCGATAATTTTTGGAGCAATACTTTCTTGAAGTATCCACCATTGGAGCCATGAATGGCACCATTGGATTAAAGTGCCTACACAGCCCACTGCCCCTGCAGCATTATAAAAGGAAGTCAGGCACTCGTGGAGCTCATCCTGAATGCAGGCAACGTGTCTATGTTTACCCAGCGTAGTGCCCAGCCGGCTCTACAATGCCGCGTTTATGTGCACGAACCACTGCAGAAAACAATTGCACGTAATTCTGCTTACGCTGTTACATTGCTACAATGcacggcaaaaaaaaaaaaacagacgAAAGCGTTGTCAGCCTTGCCGTTGGATAGGATTTTTTCGTTTCTAGGTTTTTTCGTTCTCCCCCTTCCTGCGGTTGCGACAGTCTGTTGGCCAGCCGTAGTGACAGTCGGACAAATGGATGGGTCGGCCGAGGGGGCCGAAGCTGTCAGCCTGGCCAGACGACCTGGGCGCTTAATCAAAATCGGGTCTCTCGAAGCCTTGACGCCCTCCACAATCCTCAATCGCCTGCCAAGCCTCCAGGCAGCGCCTACTCCCTAGATCCTAGTGTTGGCTAAATAAATATCTTGCTCTTATTCTCCCCTTTGTTGTTTATTTGTCTCTCTTCCTGCTTTCACTCCGTGACTAACTGGCATCCACGTTTTAGGGCCAGCCTGCATATTGCATTTATTTACATAGGCCCGGTTTGACTTTTGATTTTAAGCTCTTTGGCCGTTCTAACTCAATTCTCGGTCGGGACTTTAGCCCTTGCAGCTGTCATGGCGACGGGGCGTGGAGGTGTCCATGACTATGTGGGTGACTGCTTCTTTTGGATGCTTTCTTCCTTTGTGTGTCTGCAGATGCATTTGCGTGATCTGCGTCACGGGGACGCAAGTAGTACTTTAATACTGTCTTTGGTGCTTAAATTTGGTTCTTGGAGTTTTTTTTGTGGCAGTGGTCTGCATTTCAGGGATAAGTGAGTACACTCCTACATTGGCTTCCCCTTCCTTCCGATCGGTCTGTACTTTAAAGGACTTTTGGTGGTTTTGGATTTTTGTACCCTTCCTTTGAAGCTTTCAAACTGCCTCGTCAACAATTTTATCCACATTGCTCTGATTAGGCCAGGAAATATTTCTCAGCACATGCCCAGATTCCTTTTTGGGAGTGCCCCTGCCACTTCAATTTGAAACGGCAATCAAAAGTGCAACAGGGAAAGACAATTTCACACTTGGCAcgaaagaaatatattttgctTGACAAATATGCTGACCTGACCTCTCCTGGCAAACAGTGCGGAGCACTCGTGCAAGCCAGAGGAAAATGTCATCATAAATGCCGAAAAAGGGCTTTGAAGGTGCCAGAGGCAGAGGCAATCAGAGGCGCCTGGAAATATGCAATACGAAAAATCAACAACGATAACTGCAGCAAGGAAGATGCGAACGATCCCAATTACCCTAGACTTGCAGTAAGAATGGGAAAATCAGCCAAAGAAGGACAACGCCTACATATTCACAGGCGTCGGCATTTGTCACCTAGTAGAGCAAACACCTCCGGATGCACCGGCCCCGGGTGTGAGTGCCCGAGTGTATGCGTCTGTAATTGAGCCTACAGATAGGCCACCAAGCCAAAGTATCCTCAGTAATCGACACTATGGCAAGAGGTAAGTCAGAACTCGAAGCCTTCGACGGCTGCTCCTTCGAGCCGCGTTTGCGCCTGCCGGCCTCCGATTGTAGGGGCACTTGTGCACCGTCGGCCTGGAGGCCTGGAAATGTGCAACGCCGCCATTGGCCGTCGCCAGACATTCTCATAAAAATTGCAGGGGGCCATCGGATTGGTCAGAGGCCTGGTTAAGGGCAGCTGGCTGTGCGCCTGCGCGCAGAGCGAACCTTCTGCTCAGCAAATAGAAGGAGCGCCCCCCGGTATGCAACGtgttttgctttttgcttctccatttgtgtttgtgtgactGCCCACGTGTATGAGTGTTGTGTATATGTGAGCGGCTAAAGCTCTGCGCGTGGTGAAAACGGACAGGATATCGCTCTCGAGTGGTGGTGGTTTTTCCGCTCATTCAGGCTTATGTGCGCACTAATTGCATTGGAATGTTTCTGTCTCGCCGCTGTGGTTATTATTGTTACTGGCTGTCTGTATTTGCATTCGCTTTCAAGTATGTCGGTTTGATTGCATTTTCGTTAGTAGGGCAACAGGAAGTGTGTGCTTTCATCGGCTTAGACACTTCTTACTTCAGTAATTTGTCTTGTAAATTTATATTCTAAAGGTTGTATTGTGCATTTGCGTTACACAATATTTTCAATACATATTTACATTACTGCCATTTAAAATCCATTGCAACAATTCACTACCAAATACCCTTTGGAACAGCTTTCGTGTAGACTTTGGGAGTTGTCTCTCTTACTCAGCCATATACTATAGTTCTATCTCTCTCCATCACCAAGTTACTCTTTGCAAAAGCCAACAACATTTTACATCGAATTCGCCGTGAGTTTCGCCAAGGGATGAGCTTTTCTGCAGTGAAAAAATAGCTGAACATTTTGTTAACATTGCTTTTTGGCATTGGTGATGTATTCCctacaatttcagttttaatagaaataatGGTTTATTCCGATTTCGTTTTGTAAACAGGAGGAGCGGTCAGAAATTATGTGAAGTGCCAGTTCCTCTTTTAGTTAGTGCCACTGAAACTGACTCAGTGTAACGCAAAAGCTCTCAGTAATCGTCTGCGAACTTTACTTCGTGCAAAAATGTGGAGAGTTTCGAGGGGGAGGCTTTTACTTGTTGCCAATGTTGTTGTTTGAAGCGAATTCCAAGCGCAACATGTTTGAGGTGTTGTGGTGGAGTGGCCTCAATCTTCATCTACTGTTGCATTACGGCCAGAAATGATTTAATCGACAACATTAATTCGTTGTCCTTCAAAAAACATAATTTATCGATGTTTACTGGGAGCCTTTTATAGTTAAATGGACTGGGCGATTGCTTAGCGACTTACAGAGTAGGGATGCCTTATGATAGCGCCAATGAGTGCTCGGTTGGCTCCTTATTTGCCGGCTGTCTTGGGTCCTCGGGCCACATCGGCATCCCCAGCTTCGTTTCGTCCTGTCGTCGAAGGCGCCGCTGCCTCGTTTGCAGGTGCTCTCGGCTGGCACAACGCCTCGTGCATTTGGATAGGTTCGTGTTCGTTGCACAATTCGCCAGCCAAGGCGAGCTTCACATTTTTTCGGAATGCGTTAAGGATCAGTTTTGCGCGAATTACGGTAACGAGAGGTTGCTGACGACACATAGCCGGAATCGGGCAGAAACATTTTCTGTTGTTTCGCTTGTATAAGCTCCCAGGACTCAttgtgtgcgtgtgtattTGCTCCGTGATTTGAAAACTTCGCagtcgaaaacttcaaaaCTCTATGCGAAAAGCAGCATACCTCTATGGGTACTGACCTATGCCAAAATACTCTCGGAACGCGACTCACTTAAGCGAAGAACTGGTCAGCTTTGAAGACCGAATATACTTTTTACCATTTTTGATATCGACGTGTACAATAGATGTAATAACAGATACAGTAACCTAGTGCTTAATATTATAGATTGTAGGCAACAAATCTTCCGTTCAAAATATCATATCCCCAGGCTAATAAAATGTCCTAAAAATTCTTTAAGCGCTTTGAAACAGGAAAATAAAGTAGTCGCCGAACATTTCCCTAGATCGCTCGCTTAAATCTGAAATGGTTGTGAACTGTTGTAAACTTATTGCAATATCAGTAGAGTTCTTTATAATTAGCCGTATTCCATAACCCGTGTTGCATTGGACACACCATAtatctataaaaattaaaaaaaactaaggGGGCCAGTAATCACTTATTCATTAGTTGTCCCGTGAAAGGTGCATTGGGCAATCTGCCCGAATTATTAGTGAATCGTCgaaccaaaattaaaaattttcaaacggataagaaaaacacaaaaaaaaaaaaaattaaagtcagtgaaaacttcaattaaaattgagTTATATTCGAAACTGGAGACTAGGTAAGCGAATAGTTCTTAATCTGGTggtcattttttaaaaatttcgtaCTGTTTTTGTAATTACTTATCCGTTTACCTTCTACATTTAGGTAACTTGGAAATTAATCGTTGGTGATCTGGAAAAGAGTGAATTTTTCCATATCAATTATGTTATAATAGGTGgttacttaaaaaaattattaaatttatcccCTGTTAACaatcttttttgtttctttttatgAGGAAGCAAGCTTGTCGACGCAAAGTGATCTTCCCGTTTTGGTTTCTTGGCATATGCTGAGGCTTGGCTTGTAAGAATCTGGTTTATTATTTGAGAATCCATGTTATATGTAACTGGTTTATTCtacaatttttgtaaagaTCATCTGAGCGATTGTAAATGCCATAATATTTGGTATTCTACAGGTAGACGCATAAAAATTCATATAATAACAATTGAGTCGGATActgaaacttttttttatttctttaccaAATGTTTTTAGTATATCTTACAATAGAAATAGCCTAAACTGCAATCCACCTGTGCCACCTAAGCTTTACTGTGAGATCTAGTCGCTCACAGTCTGGCCTTAAGAGTTATTACGATCTTTTCGCCCTTTTAAgactttatataaaaatagatTAATTAGGTACTGAGAAAGTAATCTCAAGTAAGTCTTGAAAGAATATTGGACAGATTATggatttcatttaaatattaaatatctAAGTAAATGTAagggcttttaaataaaaatttgtaatcttaaaatattagGAATACCGTAAAAAGACGGTAAAGTAGTTATGTTAATAATATCGACCTTATATTTGGAAGCTAACAAATCTGGAAAGTAATTAGTATACACCATACAATAAATTCAGATCGGGTCTTCTGAATAGGCAGCAGCGAGGCCTCAAAAATGTACGAATTTTAGTTAGAACGCTAGAAATGCCATTATTTTATCATCCTCCCCTAATTTTCAGACACCATTAGATTTGTTGAGCATAACCTGTGTGTGGGTGAAATTGGAGAAGTTTCAACGTCTTCGGTGGGAAGTTTCAGCCAGGCCAAGACCAAATCCCGATGCATTTGAGTGCAGTGAGTTGAACTAATGTGCAATCTGTGCAAGTGTTTTTAAGTGAAGAATTTTGAATGAGAAATTGTGTCTTCGTCGGAAATGGACTCTCTTCACAAAAATATTTACCAATGTTGTTCCACTTGAAACCTCAGATACCCCATTTCGTATATTCTGAAACGAAATTTACGTGCCAAAAATTTGTCCCAAACTGGATCTGCTTAGGTACCACAGAAGTCGATTAGCCAAATCGGATAGCTCTGTCTCGTATAATGTCTTAGATCCAAgcgtttaaaaatataacaagACCGCTTTGGTCTTTCCACAGGGATTAGGAATATCAATTTCTACAAATCCTCTAAAGCCCGATTTGTCCGAAACTTGtttttcatatataaataagatatagaaatagttttgcattaaaactttttcaaaatactattCTGATCTGATGCTGAAATATGCCATTTGTTGAAGTGTCGAAAATTTGAACCAAACTTGATTTGCGAAGCAAACTTACTCTGCTAACAccgtgtatatatataatactttggtgtgtgttttttggttttccttAAATATTGGGGTTTAAGGAATTATTAGGGTTTGGTGTTAAAAAAAGTGTTCTTAATCAGTatctttggttttttttaatgatatAATGTTCGGTGTAAATGTATTTTTCATTTGGAGCAAAATAATCAAACCTAAAAAATTTAAGTTGGATCAGATTTCCAAAACTGCAATACAACTTAACGATCAGAAAAGTCACAACACATAGTAATTTTAAAGATTCTTGGGGCTTTTACCCACATttgttttaaagaaaatagATTTAATAGCAAAATTCTCATAAAGatccaataataaaaaattttacctAACTGCAAGAGTACGTATAtcaagttagctttcctttcttggcattaaataaattaattgtcTAAAAGTGAAGGCTCACTATTTCATGGTATTAATAGAttcatgtttttataccctt of the Drosophila ananassae strain 14024-0371.13 chromosome 2R, ASM1763931v2, whole genome shotgun sequence genome contains:
- the LOC6502857 gene encoding uncharacterized protein LOC6502857, which encodes MSKKGLILVLALIRLSEPNSISLDRVKCDKNPRYFRVLNVSLVNNTISADVDLLQTLKTGFRGHIDVQLRLSNAKKFQSLVQTDTDYCDLLSTLKDSLFRRWIKSVSKHSNFMENCPVPASHYVLKNWHIDMGLVPSYLLSGDYRLKAQVYYGKYHSKKQLVLVDCIVEATMRNK
- the LOC6502855 gene encoding LOW QUALITY PROTEIN: uncharacterized protein LOC6502855 (The sequence of the model RefSeq protein was modified relative to this genomic sequence to represent the inferred CDS: substituted 2 bases at 2 genomic stop codons) gives rise to the protein MSGDGQWRRCTFPGLQADGAQVPLQSEAGRRKRGSKEQPSKASSSDLPLAIVSITEDTLAWWPIFIGLAGFPSPLVNMTXNMFCVLLTIXLQMGTIIMRDSACGNYNRSYLSNVTMLVKNGRVFLEFYLIKDLVPGVMMEMEFLIRMQNSMKYQKIFQYSLDMCNMLALKRNNMFKRWFATFFNSGNFKKKCPVEPNCYYLRNYNYNTLFIPKFLYAGKYQVKFTMNQFKDFVLACSFEVEIK
- the LOC6493851 gene encoding uncharacterized protein LOC6493851 produces the protein MSRVMWIPQLMRPEIQLGVVAFLLSIGADRNIKFLAGESRFNRDYFENFTFTIRNGQVFLDMYLRKPLTRGWRSRLDFQLRVGNSKSFQSLFSTNVDVCSIVNAGKITLFKKWYRNLLKYGNFLRQCPLNASHYYLRGWQFGEGLVPPFITSGSYRLETYNFYGKYKGKNEDFIMSCTADAVINI
- the LOC6493852 gene encoding uncharacterized protein LOC6493852; the protein is MWKYLLFSAIILLPFQIYCVEGERVVKFLSSNYTFNDKHFKNYSITIVENLMNMDMYLNRPIQRGFKCKIDIQLRLANAKHFQSVFSQKSDVCALTSSVKNSMLKSWFKDMTKNSNFMYNCPVEVGHYYLHNWKMGNSLIHKFLIPGSYRGDLHFFYGKYGTKSHEETLSVTIDALLSN
- the LOC6502856 gene encoding uncharacterized protein LOC6502856; amino-acid sequence: FSKSFFAFQTGQSRFSRKHFDNFTLDIINNTLHMDMVTTRPIHRGFKVLLDFQMRFEKGTNYQRLFAHILDPCVVVSSVRTNIFKSWFDSMLRHGNFMYNCPVPKGHYFLQGWKMDSTQVPHYMLPGNYCVSAHFFYGKLKSKQEDFVLDLNVYAALKA
- the LOC6506098 gene encoding uncharacterized protein LOC6506098, producing MGERTQYHTTSRVNGADAMQIRRAILFGFIIFSTWPRHEGHKSLNSLLFRKIVTGFNTKYISLYESEISQDHSMVNFTLNFSRNITVDLWLRAAIGQQVSKREDTYRDVFSYNVNLCQVMGRGKGNSLINYWMNNVLRQSNMPRSCPIPEGNYYMRNIRSEKETIPRFIRSGSFRIDSNLYLRQWNNDNLTNTVFYIDIKMK
- the LOC6493850 gene encoding uncharacterized protein LOC6493850, which encodes MARDSLVVAILIESCVAPKMTFRTGDCKYDKTVFSNFSIQIINTKLMMDMILVSTLPPGLKAHLSFEFRLSKSKPYQSVYQHDMNYCALIKGAQQSIYRRWFTSMLKVGNFATSCPIKQGYYYMHGWTLDANYVPSFFYVGDYRICGSFFYGRFKKNVINPMLECSVEAVLN